GGAAGCGGCGGTGGACATGCTTGATGGAATTCTAGCCCCGTCATTGTCACACTCTCAATCGTCTTAAAGAATGAAACAGCCAGGGTGCAATTTTGGTAATATCAAATGTTATACACTTCATACAGGTTGTGGAGTGATGAATATGTACGATAAATAACCATAAACGGAAGCTGCTGCTCAAGAAAAATTCTgtgaaattaatgaaaaaggaaaaggcTGACCTTCgctttgaaaacacaaactgtaTTAAAAACAGATTGCATGTATAGAACAGAGCTTAAACCCAGTGATGCTGAGGTCATtctgacattcatttttttttctttttacaaattccCACATGGCCACTGCTCTAAATTCTCCGCTCTCCGGTGGCCGCTTGCAAATTAATGCTCGAGGCCTCTTTAAAAGCTGCTCCTGTCTAAAAGCCGGTGTGAGTTTCGAGCTTTGGTTACACCGGGGGCAGGACAAACTGGTCGGGAGCACATAAAGGCATAAACTCATTCCGAGCGGAAAATGCAACCGCCTTCATCCTGCTGACAACCAGTTTTGAGAGGTATTGCAAAACACACAGTTGACTTACTCCATAGGAGTGAACAGGTGGCATACAGCAAATCTGTTCTTGCCCGTCAGTCAAGTAGCTGAAGCTGTGGGGGTGTATTACCAAGACAAGgacttgtatgtgctgcagtactggtgaaaagaaaaaaaaaatctaccattttttctgcttcattgcTCTGCCAAAGTTGTGGCAACTTCCTAATAAGTAGTGGAGTGAAGAGGATACAAACTTGCTCAAACAAGCAGTTAACAGCAGGCAGGTGGATGCCAAAATAAGCAAAAGAACTGTTGTCGATTTATGTGATAATCAtacatcataaaaataaatttacaagttaaagtcccactccaaacgtcttttgatctattttaattatgccgattttaggcaaaatcaaaaaactttgacatattttctgcagagtggcagtagttcattaattATTCTGGTCCGTCTCACGACTGTCAGTTAGATTacatcagggataggcaactccaggcatCAAGGGCCACATTCCTGTATGTTTTCCAGCAtatcctgctctggcatgttctaattgtcAGGACACACcagaaccaggtaatcagtcatgagtagggcttggatatctggaaatcatgcagacacagggGCCCTCGAGTTGCCTATCCCAAATCGTCTCTGTTGCGTCACCCCCCTCCTCCCAGAAgagtggtttgtcctgccacCCCTGTGGCAAATAGTTCGTCCAATATTTGGCAATCAGGCCCCAAGCCCTCTCCTTCCTCGTCGagtacttttaaaatagatgtttcaaaattaaactttggtCGTCCGCGGCAAAAATGAATGGTTATCTGTAGTGTTAACGTGCGTTATCGCAAGGGCACATcaactcaaatataaaataaagtactataaattatttgaaattacAATGGATGTTTATATCATGAAACCAGTTTCTCGTGCTTTTACCAAAAAACTGACACGACAACAGAGTTGAAGTAAAACTCCTGTGAATAGCTTGCGTAGCTTTACGGACAAACGGACGTCAAACACAAACCTGACGGAGGCGAAGTAACCATTCCAACTAATTAATGTACGTTTTTTTGTGTCAACGCAGGCAAAGCAGATAATTCCAAAAGGACCTGGCAGCGGACAACAAAATGCCCCCCAAATTGCGCTAGACCATCATTAGTCTTCAACCGAAGTTTGAACACAGTACACACTCTTCCCCtagaaaaacaccagaaccGGGTTACAGTCAGGATTAGGAATCTTCTAGTATAGATACGCAAATTCACCTTCCGCCTACGCTTGCAACCAGTCGGAAATACACCTCAGAGTTGTTGGCGGGACCATTGacgtggagtaagcccgcccccccttcccatcatccatgtgTTTATACCATTGAgatgaatagagatggacaaaacaagcttGTTACTTCaggttccaacaaaattaagtcaatttaattGCCATTTTTCTGCGGtttcgccattttgggaccaaacgttagtaagcagtgattagtcTGAGAAGCTGTCAAACGCTTCGAATgcttgaggtggggccagcatcTGAGGTATCTGATtagccagtttataacttaaataactaacagtaaataaaatatatctttgaaaaaaataggcATTTCTGGGATCAGCAGGTACTtcccttcacaaccccaacccaacattagtggttcaacaaaaatggcgagcagtattggaggtatctagtcgtacagttttgagacagctccgacaaggaaaacaaagacgtccatggatctatttgtctacaagtggatgaattTGAATGCAATGAGCTTGTAGCTTACTGTAGTAGCTTCTACCTCAGCTttttcaaatagcatttttgcATCCGCTCCcgatttaaaacaatttgaataaagaaatactcaatttaagcttaattttctttaattatgttGTGTATACATGACAAAAATAACCCCAAAATAATAGAAattttgattggagtgggtactaaaaacaaaaaaagtttactttcatatttctttgccttttaaaaatgtcaatttgctttaatttgacCGGCCCACTTCTAATCCCATATTTGACTAAGCTTCACTGCCATCCCATCAGCTGTTTTAGGTCCCTCCCTCTAGCAGTTTCCGGCTGGTAACAGGCCATCCAATCATTAAGCTGGTTTCCACAgcacaagaacaaaaacaaaactacttgTTCATGCTGTTCCTCGCATGGGACTGGAACTATATAAAGGCTATTGATCACTTCCAACGCCGTTTTTTATTCCAACGTGTAAATCAGCAAAGCAAACAAAGTGACAAGTGCTTGGAAAAACAGAACACACCAGATGCTGCTCCACAGTTCAAGCATTCCTCGGTGAAAACGAATGCAGGCACATGACACCTGCTGCACCACTAAAAACCAGCTGCTCTGCTCACttccaaatgtcaaaataacaaattacGACCACTCCAGAGTCATACAGGTTATTATTTCCCAGAAGACACTTCTTGAGTACAGTGACAAACACTGATAAGGAGGCCATTTTGATGTTGAAATTAACACATAGCCTAGTAGTAGTCAGATCAGcagattttaaaacacatttataggCAAGATAGCTGCGATTTatcacattaataagcattaagTAGTGCCAGAGACGCATCATGTACAGCAGAATTCCCTTCCACACGTCCCAGTGAGAACAAAAGAATGCAGCTTTTTCAGTTAGCTTATGTAAACAAGCTGAAAGGGTGAGTTTCACTAAACTTCCTccgaaaatgatcaaataagaggggggaaaaacagaaaaatcgcCCAACAGTGACTCGTTATCTACAAAAACAGCTGGTGCAACATGAAGAAAGACATTCCTATAAAAGGAGAATCACGTCAGCGTCTGTTCGGGTGTTCCTGTATTCAGACAACTAAGGTAGAAAGCTAACATTTGTCCCAAATTATGCctcaaaaatgctaaaatgacaTGTGACCGATCTGATTGGCTAATACGGCTGTCCCGATAAGCGACTTGCGGGATAGAAATAGCTAACACTTGGCTTTGCTAGCAAAACGTTGTTTACACAAAACAGCAGTAATTGACAGTGAAAGCCATTCACGTTTAGAGTTTCACCGGCTAATAAATAGCACATATCAACGAAACATTaagacattttcacatttatccGGTCATAGCAGAGAACACAACGAATGAGAGACTTGTTTATATTCAGAAAGGATACAGTTTCACCACGTCGGTATCCATTCGCCTTTTACCCGGACTTGGAGACGACATTTTTGCTATTTCCACCGAAGAACGCCAGTTAACTAAGCTAAAAGCCAGCCCACGAAACGCTAGACTGTCTAGCAAACGGTACTATCCGAAAGTTAACATTGGCTTTCGGAGCTGTTCACATCAACGCGTCTTTACAGTTGAACCTAAACCTATCTCAATTAGGCTGAGCTAAAAAGGTAGATCTCCCCTGTTCACTGCCTCTCTGCGTTCTCATCATGGTTCTGACAAACAAGGATCCCTCCGCCGATTACGTCATAAATGTGCGACATCGCAATTGTGGCCATGcttgtagttttagtttgtgtggacCAAAATGGCTTGGTGCATAGCTATAAAAACACTTGATactataaatatacatttaagaATTTCAGgagcaaattaaataaattgaaaaataagcATATAGATGATTCATTTAGGCAAATAACATTGAAATAATACAAAGTGACATgagataaaaatacaagaattgtCAGTGTTCTGACTATGGATGTATTCTACACTGGAATCTAAACTATTTCTTTatgtagattaaaaaatgtaaatttaattgctggtttttttcatattgataGATTGAagcttgttttttcttaattttattacaaatattgGGAGATGAAATATATGGAAAAAAAGGCCCGAGCGAATTATATCAACATGTTTGATAAAAGTGTATAGAtaataattttttctttttttaaactgttagaTGTTGATGCATTTGTAGTCCAAaatttatgaatatattttattgataaccaggttttatgataaaaatagacattttgacaaataaagtgAGTATATAAAggatgacaacaaaaaaaaaaaacacttttttgtgttaataattcattaaaatataaggaaaatgaaacaaatatggacaacaacatttcatttctttattttagttaaaataaagtcCCAGACAGGAAggtaaaaacaagtttatggaGAGCATTTCACACAAAATCCtacaaacatattttcaatTTATGACATGTGGTTCTAcctgccaaaaaaacaaaacaacaaaagaaaacttgcATCTATGTAACCTTGAAGAAAATATTATACACACAAAAAGCTTTACAggtgttctttttctttatattttgtgtcagttttgttcaaaaacaaccAACCGAAGACAGATTAGAGGTAAATATTGCCTTTCCAGTGTAGAGCAACGTGGCTCTTCTTTATCcctcatctgtttttttcctcctttgaaATTCAGacaattttgttattaaaacaaAGTACCAATAATCAAGTGGAAAATACAATTCTATAGAGATGAAGACATGTCATTGCAGATCCGAACATTCCAAAAGCAGACAGGTATCCTTCACATTGTTCAGAATTCACAGAGgagacataattttttttttttttttatcaagagtGACTTTGTAAACATAACATCATGTGAGGACATAGGAGATATGACTCGTGTTACTGCTCAGATGAATTATGTACCAAATATAGAACGGAGATCAGTTAATCAGTTCAGTGTGGCAATGTCGTTTATATTTTAACACTCTCTGAAGGTGAAGAGGAAGATACTTGCCACTGCCGGAATATTGCAAACACTCTTTTGGATTTGTCACGGGGACTCTAAGTGGagaagaataaaaatagaagaaaaaatgcaaacaagagttctataattcataaataatttaccAACTTACCTGCCCTGGACTGTCTTTCGGTGTGCTGGAGTTCTTTGAAGGCATAAAAAGGTCAAGAGCTGCTTTCCAGCCCTGCTGATTCAATGCTACTCCACCATCTAAAGCAGAGGCGGGATCTGGATCCACGTTCTCCTTTCCCGCAGAGATCCAAGGACACCAGTCCCTGTGCTGAGAAAGAGGGTCAAACGTGCCCTTATGCAGAGGCCCATCCTGAAATAACACAGAAAAATCCTTCACAATAAGCTGGTCATTCAAAatattaatgcaaaaacaaaaacatcaaagtttaagTTTCTCAAAGGTCTAAAAATATTTGGTTCTTGTATTTAAAAGTGTATCAAtgttctgaaaacagaaaatgttttaacataattgtaaCAATGCTACATGGAAAAGactataaaacattaaactttaaagGAATACACGAGTAATAATTGTTCTTACAGGACCGCCAACTGGAGAGAAGCACAGACGTTTGGGAGGGTGGAGGCTGGTGGAGCCATCACCCCCCGGGTTATCTCCATGTCCTCGAGTTCGAGTTGCAGGCCTCTTGGCCCTCGTCAGAGGACTTAGCAAGTCATCACTGGGGCTGGGGGAGTCTCTGCTTTTCGCTCGCAACGCCGCAGGGGAGGAGGTGCCCTCAGCCTGCAACGGAAAGCAAAGCGTGAAAAAGATTGAGGATTAGGATGAAAATGAGTAGAAAAATCTAAAGGTTTTTGGCAAGTTCATTGTgactaaaaaatattaaactgaatttacttaaaaaaacaacatttattattattttcaaattctgaTCAATTGTATTTGGTTTTGCCTAAGGTAAACCAGAAATAATACAATAATCTTGGATACAATTTCTGTAATCATTTCCAACAAcattaatgaaaataattttccaAAATGAGAAAGGTCCTGTCtctgaagcaaacaaaaaccaagAGTTTGCCTGGTCGGAGCGTGTGGAGTCCTGGCTCCTCAGCTTCATGCGACATGGAGATACAGCAGGAGTGGGTGAGGCCGAGCCCGCCTGGCTGTCACTGCATGCCGCTAAAACAGAACCCGTTCCATGAGCAGAAACTCCTGCAGAGCTCGGTACCATCTCCGTCTCACCTCCGATTTCTTCCATCTGATGGAAGTTCCACAAACCCACCTTCCGCATGCAATAGGAGCAAGTGAGGATGGGCAGGTTCATGGCACGTAAGGCTGGACTAAGATGGAAGAAGATTAGTTTTGGACACATTTtccataaaataattttatattttttgtttttttaataatagaaaTCTCACCTTGCTGCCCAACCACAAAGAGAAACAATACATGCAGCCACCTGAACAGACAAAGGTTCAGAGCATGGACTGCATCCCTTTATTTTTAGCTCTTCCTCAATCAGTTGCAATATATTACTGATGACATCCTCTgtcaaagactgaaaaaaacaaaacaacaaaaataaattgtttagcTTACAAACAGTTTATGAAATCACAAAGCTATTCCTTTATTGAACATTTAGTTGATAATAACTGATGTTTTATCTAAGTCCTTCTACAGTTTCAGCTGGCACAAGTGTTCTTTAAATAAAGCCCTTTACCATAGACTTCAGCTGCTCTGGCCTCATGGCTGGCAGCTGCTGAGCAAGGAGACAGGCACTCTGGAAACGTTCCAAAAAGGCAGCGAGCAGTGTTGACGGTTCAGAGGCTGGAACAAGCCAGAATCTCTCTGGAGAAaggaaataattacatttattacaaCCACCATGCTGATGGttaataataaatcaactgGAGCACTGGATTGTGTGTTAAGTTTACTACAGACAAAGTGGTCGCTTCTACCTGGACATGGAAAGTCAGGCCAAGGACAAAACTTCTCATGCTGAGTCTGTAGTTGTCTCAATATCTCTGCAATGCGGCTTTCGTCTATTTAAAAGAAGAGAACAAGCGTGTTATCTCATTTTGGCAGACCTGCACCATCACCGTATAACTGTTGGAGCTTACATTTCTTAAAGTCTAACGTTGGTTGTAGGGATGCACAAAGGAAAGCCTGGCAGCTGGAGCACTTCAGCATGTCACAGCCGACATTGATCCAACCATATCTGGCACACATCAGAGGAGAAAGCGTGCGGGGTTTGCCTGCCCATCTCAAACAGTGACATACtaaggaaaaaataacatttaaagacaACCCTAAATGCATGACAGCTTGAGTTAGCAATACTACATATGCATCTTGAATGTGtccacaaaactgcatttctaagaaagcagaagaaagtaaattaaaataaaactggtaTGAAACAAGGATATAGAATAGGATTCCACTCTTGAGAAAAAGGCCTCTTTGTTTGTTGCTTCACAAGGTGCCTTTACTTCCAGAGCTCCTAAGTCCCCTTGTccactgaaacaaaaaacaagtacTTGTCACAAAGCTGAAACATTTAATTGAAGaaactgaattattttgtgCACGATCTTTTCTGATAATTTTGAGATGCCAGACAGGAAAATAGTTGCTAGGATTGTGGTTATTTTTAGCACACTTTACTGCAAAACCGTTGGACCCAGGCTGTCTAACAGCCGCAGCATGAAAGCCATAAAAACACAcgtttgaataatttatttagTGCAAATGATTGCATCCGTATAAGTACAGAAACCTAGCCTCGTTTGTCAAGCCCTCAGCCCTGTGCAGACTTGAACCCCCTCCAGCAAAACTCTATGAATGCGTTTGAGGAGAGATGCTAAGCTAAGTGGCTAACCCAGTTAGCTAACATCAacttataatgtttttaaaatggaagCGGTAGTTTAAAACGCCACCTGTTGGGGCCAGTCTCTGGCAATGATACGCCTTCACCGAGGAGTTCACGAACTTTTTCCGGAGATGCAAAAGAAGATTTAAGTTGGTTAGAATTGCCGAGACGATCCCCGCGACTGCCGCCGAGATTCGCCATGGTCGGCTCTAACAGATGTCCCCGGAAaaccacagacagggaaaacaaCGTTCCGCTTTACcagaaccacaaacacacagggaacaaataaggacattttttaatataaaatcttTGTCATACAGTTAACAGCTGAATATTTCATCGattcaaatataaaatcttTGTCATACAGTTAACAGCTGAATATTTCATCgatttataaacacattttaaactttttatggaACATCTTTCACATTGTAAGCAAAAGCTTCAAGAACTTTCACATTAAGACCATAAGATTTTGAACCATTTCAagttaatttaagtaaaaaaaatgtaaatgactcTGTATTTGGATAGTAATTTACGGCACGGTGTGTATTGCATTCAGCATTAATTATAATTCATTCAGGTCACATTTACaacatgtacattttaaaatcccacaaaagtgtgaaaaaataggatttgcttatttttccacgaaaccaaaataaaatgaaatacaatcaaatagaaaaaaatgaatgaatgaattgatGAAACTTAAATAATCATaagcaaacaaatgaaaatgaatacattaaataaaacatataaaaataaaaaaatgaaaataaaatacataaactaaaactatttaataaaataagcaaacatgtattttattttaaaaaataaataatttttaaataaaatgataaataaataaactgaaataaattgaaataaaattacacaaaaaataaaaagaatgaataaaacaaaacaaactgaaaataaaagctaaaataaaaaaatacattatttaatttgaaaaataaataaataaataaaaataaaataaaataaaaataataaatgaaacaaaacaaaaataaaacagactgaaaataaaaactaaaatgaaaaatagaataaaataaaataaaaaagtttgcgGCATTTCCGTTTTCCCGATGACGCAACTTCCTGGTATGAAGCTCAGCGATTGGTCAAGTGTGTCACTGCCGgggtggaaaaaagaaaacagtgaatGGCTTCAAACCTGCCTGAGATGTGAAATGTTTCATCGGCATTTTGGCAGCTGTATTCAATATTCGACGTGACATCGACAAGGGCACGGTTGTGAAGGGGAAACGATGTCGGACGCCGAAAGGTTTCACTGCTCAGATCAGCTGAATAAATTCGAAAGACTGGTTGGCAGGCCGCCGCACGAAGGGCTGCTAGTAGCAGGTAGGTTAATAACATTAGCACCGAATGCTATCAAccctatgttttgtttttcttcacgcgtttaaaacatttgctttgtGAGTAAAATTAAGTGTATTtaatatcagttttatttttcacagctGCACCTCCTATGTTCGAAATGTAAGTGCTAACTTGTGGTTACCTTAGGTTATCAACAACCCATCTTTCGacttaaatattaactaatacCATCAAATGTTACACACATTACGAATAGTCAGAAGTTTTTCACGTGATAGTTACATGGTCGctaataaattcattttacattttgtttgttgtgcTGCTGGACGATATGACCTAAAATTCTGTtgataaagattttgtgttcttgtaaacattaaaatttaaatatggcGCATTTGGtataagctttatttacagatctaTAATGGTTTACAATTCCAACCAGGAAAaagaaatgagtaaaaaaaaatgcatttatatatTTCACTACTAAATCTATGCTCGAATTGCAAAAtcctttacatatttttatccgtataaatatattaaatggt
This sequence is a window from Oryzias melastigma strain HK-1 unplaced genomic scaffold, ASM292280v2 sc02752, whole genome shotgun sequence. Protein-coding genes within it:
- the LOC112141640 gene encoding nuclear-interacting partner of ALK isoform X1, yielding MANLGGSRGDRLGNSNQLKSSFASPEKVRELLGEGVSLPETGPNSGQGDLGALEVKAPCEATNKEAFFSRVESYSCLRWAGKPRTLSPLMCARYGWINVGCDMLKCSSCQAFLCASLQPTLDFKKYESRIAEILRQLQTQHEKFCPWPDFPCPERFWLVPASEPSTLLAAFLERFQSACLLAQQLPAMRPEQLKSMSLTEDVISNILQLIEEELKIKGCSPCSEPLSVQVAACIVSLCGWAASPALRAMNLPILTCSYCMRKVGLWNFHQMEEIGGETEMVPSSAGVSAHGTGSVLAACSDSQAGSASPTPAVSPCRMKLRSQDSTRSDQAEGTSSPAALRAKSRDSPSPSDDLLSPLTRAKRPATRTRGHGDNPGGDGSTSLHPPKRLCFSPVGGPDGPLHKGTFDPLSQHRDWCPWISAGKENVDPDPASALDGGVALNQQGWKAALDLFMPSKNSSTPKDSPGQSPRDKSKRVFAIFRQWQVSSSSPSESVKI
- the LOC112141640 gene encoding nuclear-interacting partner of ALK isoform X2, whose translation is MANLGGSRGDRLGNSNQLKSSFASPEKVRELLGEGVSLPETGPNSGQGDLGALEVKAPCEATNKEAFFSRVESYSCLRWAGKPRTLSPLMCARYGWINVGCDMLKCSSCQAFLCASLQPTLDFKKYESRIAEILRQLQTQHEKFCPWPDFPCPERFWLVPASEPSTLLAAFLERFQSACLLAQQLPAMRPEQLKSMSLTEDVISNILQLIEEELKIKGCSPCSEPLSVQVAACIVSLCGWAASPALRAMNLPILTCSYCMRKVGLWNFHQMEEIGAACSDSQAGSASPTPAVSPCRMKLRSQDSTRSDQAEGTSSPAALRAKSRDSPSPSDDLLSPLTRAKRPATRTRGHGDNPGGDGSTSLHPPKRLCFSPVGGPDGPLHKGTFDPLSQHRDWCPWISAGKENVDPDPASALDGGVALNQQGWKAALDLFMPSKNSSTPKDSPGQSPRDKSKRVFAIFRQWQVSSSSPSESVKI